From a region of the Kwoniella mangroviensis CBS 8507 chromosome 1 map unlocalized Ctg01, whole genome shotgun sequence genome:
- a CDS encoding V-type ATPase, G subunit produces the protein MAANSQGIQTLLEAEKEAAKVVQKARQYRVQKLKDARSEAAKEIEAYRAQKEEEFKKFEKDHTSQTSSSQSSIDSSTTTQLADLDKAVEKNKAEVIKKIVDRVLQSDPKLHANLKKIEA, from the exons ATG GCCGCCAACTCGCAAGGTATCCAAACCCTTCTCgaagcagagaaagaagctgccaaggTGGTCCAGAAGGCCAGGCAAT ACCGAGTTcagaagttgaaagatgctAGATcagaagctgccaaggagATCGAGGCGTACCGTGCtcaaaaggaggaagagttCAAGAAGTTTGAAAAGGAT CACACATCGcaaacatcctcttcccaatcatccatcgacAGTAGCACCACTACCCAATTAGCCGACCTCGACAAAGCGGtagagaagaacaaggcaGAGGTGATCAAAAAGATCGTGGATAGGGTGTTACAATCTGATCCTAAGCTACATGCTaatctgaagaagattgaggcGTAG
- a CDS encoding glycine-tRNA ligase — translation MVTQSAASTSHPSELAQPINKTAHEFDKTALDALLARRFFFAPAFEIYGGVAGLYDYGPTGSALQANVLDAWRKHYIIEEDMLELDTTIMTLSEVLKTSGHVDKFADWMVKDVQTGEIFRADHLVEAVIEARLKGDKEARGVKDEPVVEEDDKKKKKKKNVKSVAIKLDDEVVAEYESLLAQIDNYTGRELGELVRKHNIRNPATGNELSEPVEFNLMFESNIGPTGQIKGYLRPETAQGHFVNFARLLEFNNGKVPFASAQIGRSFRNEIAPRQGLLRVREFTMAEIEHYVDPLDKRHARFNEVKDVVLTLLPKDIQSEGKTDLTQMTVGDAVAQKIVDNETLGYFLGRTQLFLQKIGIDPKRMRCRQHMANEMAHYAADCWDFEIQSSYGWIECVGCADRSAYDLTVHSVRTKQPLRVQQKLDQPRKVEKLDVQFDAKKFGMTFKKDATMIKDTLLGLEKDKLQCIKDELVNGKSSVKCADGKSYDITSDLVKIEPITVTEHMREFTPNVIEPSFGIGRILYSLLEHSYWAREQDKARGVLSLPSVVAPIKCLIVTISQDAELRAKIHEISRKMRRIGIASRVDDSSASIGKKYARNDELGTPFGCTVDFATIQKGTITLRERDSTNQLIGQVDDVIAVVDQLVKGSIDWKGASEKLEPYSGVQDVEE, via the exons ATGGTGACTCAATCAGCAGCTTCCACCTCGCACCCCTCCGAGCTAGCTCAACCTATCAACAAAACCGCTCATGAGTTTGACAAGACCGCTTTAGATGCGTTGTTGGCGAGGaggttcttcttcgctcCTGCCTTTGAGATttatggag GTGTCGCCGGTCTCTATGATTACGGACCTACCGGATCAGCCTTACAGGCTAACGTCCTTGACGCATGGAGAAAACATTATATCATCGAAGAGGACatgttggaattggataCTACCATCATGACTTTGTCGGAGGTACTCAAAACTTCAGGTCATGTTGATAA ATTCGCCGACTGGATGGTCAAAGACGTCCAAACCGGAGAGATCTTCCGAGCGGACCATCTGGTCGAAGCTGTCATCGAAGCTAGGTTAAAAGGTGATAAAGAAGCTAGAGGTGTGAAGGACGAACCGGTcgttgaggaggatgataagaagaaaaagaagaagaagaacgttAAATCGGTGGCTATCAAGTTGGACGATGAGGTTGTTGCTGAGTACGAAAGTCTGTTGGCTCAG ATCGACAATTACACCGGTCGAGAGCTCGGTGAACTCGTACGAAAACATAACATCCGAAACCCTGCTACCGGTAACGAACTTTCCGAACCTGTGGAATTCAACCTTATGTTCGAGAGTAACATCGGTCCTACAGGTCAGATCAAGGG TTACCTCCGACCGGAAACCGCCCAAGGTCATTTCGTAAACTTTGCTCGATTATTGGAATTCAACAATGGTAAAGTCCCATTCGCATCTGCCCAGATCGGTAGATCGTTCAGAAATGAAATCGCCCCAAGACAAGGTTTACTCCGAGTCCG AGAATTCACTATGGCCGAAATTGAACATTACGTTGATCCCCTTGATAAACGACATGCAAGATTCAACGAAGTGAAGGATGTTGTTTTGACTTTGTTACCTAAAGATATCCAAAGTGAAGGTAAAACGGATCTCACACAGATGACTGTTGGAGATGCTGTTGCCCAG AAAATCGTCGATAACGAAACTCTCGGTTATTTCCTTGGTCGAACGCAACTTTTCTTGCAGAAGATTGGTATCGACCcaaagaggatgaggtgtAGACAACATATGGCTAATGAGATGGCGCACTACGcagct GACTGTTGGGACTTTGAAATCCAATCCTCATACGGATGGATCGAATGTGTAGGATGTGccgatcgatcagcatacGACTTGACCGTCCACTCAGTTCGAACCAAACAACCTTTGAGGGTACAACAGAAATTAGACCAGCCTAGAAAAGTTGAGAAATTAGATGTTCAGTTTGATGCTAAGAAATTCGGTATGACTTTCAAGAAGGACGCTACGATGATCAAAGATACCTTATTGGGattggagaaagataagTTGCAGTgtatcaaagatgaattggtgaATGG CAAATCATCAGTCAAATGTGCTGACGGAAAATCATACGACATCACATCTGACCTCGTGAAGATTGAGCCTATCACCGTTACCGAGCACA TGCGAGAGTTCACCCCAAACGTCATTGAACCTTCATTCGGTATCGGTCGAATCTTGTACTCTTTGCTCGAACACTCTTACTGGGCCCGAGAACAAGATAAGGCACGAGGT gttctctcccttccctctgTCGTCGCTCCTATCAAATGTCTAATCGTCACCATCTCCCAAGATGCCGAACTGAGAGCTAAGATCCATGAGATTT CccgaaagatgagaagaatcgGTATTGCCAGTCGAGTTGACGATTCATCCGCATCGATCGGTAAGAAATACGcaaggaatgatgaattgggTACACCTTTCGGATGTACCGTAGATTTCGCCA CCATCCAAAAAGGAACGATCACATTGAGAGAGCGAGATTCGACCAACCAGCTGATCGGTCAGGTCGACGATGTCATTGCTGTAGTAGACCAATTGGTCAAAGGTTCGATCGACTGGAAAGGCGCTTCGGAGAAGTTGGAACCTTATAGTGGTGTCCAGGATGTTGAGGAGTAG